Proteins encoded in a region of the Candidatus Nitrosomarinus catalina genome:
- a CDS encoding Hsp20/alpha crystallin family protein: MVIKIKDTLYLVDTDLYCLSSYKKTYSNEQSLNFVIPIIVILFLGIVYIMSQRADTGYVSFILIGAAAITMVYWVRVIKKMAVEQKPATYEQAREQETKNWVYDLIKGEGEFVFVAEVPGPEDKIAVRLVDGILYVRGTGGFSKEVPIEGANEMQIFDFKYRNGVLTLRIK; this comes from the coding sequence ATGGTAATAAAAATCAAAGATACTTTATATTTGGTGGACACCGATTTGTATTGTTTGTCAAGTTACAAAAAAACATATTCAAATGAACAATCATTAAATTTCGTAATTCCAATAATTGTAATTTTATTTTTAGGGATAGTATACATAATGAGTCAAAGGGCTGATACAGGTTATGTCAGTTTCATTCTAATCGGAGCAGCAGCAATAACAATGGTCTACTGGGTCAGAGTAATTAAAAAGATGGCAGTGGAGCAAAAACCTGCAACATACGAACAAGCAAGAGAGCAAGAAACAAAGAATTGGGTTTATGATTTAATCAAAGGTGAAGGAGAATTTGTTTTTGTAGCAGAGGTTCCAGGACCTGAAGATAAAATTGCAGTTAGATTAGTAGATGGAATATTATATGTTCGTGGTACAGGCGGATTTTCAAAAGAAGTTCCAATTGAAGGAGCAAATGAAATGCAAATATTTGATTTCAAATATAGAAATGGTGTATTAACACTAAGAATAAAATAA
- a CDS encoding S-methyl-5'-thioadenosine phosphorylase, protein MEKDVEIGIFGGTGIYDSGLLENAQEIDIDTPYGKPSDTITVGVFKGRKIAFLPRHGKKHTIPPHMINFKANIWAFKELGITRIIAPSAVGSLKEELEPGHFVLPTQFLDFTKSRDGSFSEDGRVIHISVADPFCPELQSSILKVTDEENIGIHKDCTYVCIEGPRFSTRAESKFYRTTGADIIGMTLVPECQLAREAQMCYASISTVTDYDVWADKPVTAKEVLETLGKNVETTKKILTKLIEKIPKTRTCSCAKALEEAEF, encoded by the coding sequence ATGGAAAAAGACGTAGAGATTGGAATTTTTGGTGGAACTGGAATATATGATTCAGGCTTGCTAGAAAATGCGCAAGAAATCGATATAGATACACCATATGGAAAACCTTCAGACACCATAACAGTTGGAGTTTTCAAAGGAAGAAAAATTGCATTTCTTCCAAGACATGGAAAAAAACACACAATTCCACCGCATATGATTAATTTCAAAGCAAATATCTGGGCATTCAAAGAATTAGGAATTACTAGAATTATTGCACCATCAGCAGTAGGAAGTTTAAAAGAAGAATTAGAACCAGGTCATTTTGTTTTACCAACACAATTTTTAGATTTTACAAAATCAAGAGACGGTTCTTTTTCTGAAGACGGAAGAGTAATCCACATTTCAGTTGCAGATCCGTTTTGTCCAGAATTACAATCATCAATTCTTAAAGTAACTGATGAAGAAAATATCGGAATTCATAAAGACTGTACATACGTATGCATTGAAGGTCCACGTTTTTCAACCAGAGCAGAATCTAAATTTTATAGAACAACAGGTGCAGATATTATTGGAATGACATTGGTTCCAGAATGTCAACTTGCAAGAGAAGCTCAAATGTGCTATGCATCAATTTCAACAGTAACAGATTATGATGTATGGGCAGATAAACCAGTTACTGCAAAAGAAGTATTAGAAACACTCGGAAAAAATGTTGAAACTACAAAGAAAATCTTAACAAAATTGATTGAAAAAATACCAAAAACAAGAACTTGTTCATGTGCTAAAGCATTAGAAGAAGCAGAATTCTAA